DNA sequence from the Acidobacteriota bacterium genome:
AGATTCGCCACATACCAGTCCGGGCGGCGGATGACGCCCACCCGAAGCTCCCGGAGGCGGTCGTGGAGTTCACGGATCTCCCCCTCGACCCCGACCATGTCGGCGGGCATCATGTCCTGAATCTCGTCACCCAAGAGGTACGTCTTCGCCTTCCCCAGTTCCAGCAACTGACGGATCGAGGCGTACCTCGCCTCAAGCGGTTTGCCTGTGTCCTTTACGGGGGCAACTGCCATGCTTCGTTCTCCGGAAAGTGTGTTTTCTCGCCCGAGCTTGCGCGTGTCTTTCTGGCGGGCCTCAACCTACAGACCACCCCATCCGCTGGAGGAGCGTCTCAGCGGCTTGCGGACCGTAGGACAACCGACGACGCGCAAGTGTACCAGTATGAAGACGATCAGCCACCCTGTGGTGTTTCGTTCCGCTCTCGCTCAGGGGCTGCGTTTCCGGTCGTCTCAACATCGGAGGGGCCCGTACTTCTTCCCCTTTTCCGGAGTGCCTGCCGAATCATGTACTCGATCTGCCCGTTGACGCTCCGGAGTTCCGACGCCGCGAGGCTCCGGATCTCCTCGTAGACCCGGACGTCCAGGCGCAGCAGGAATGCCTTGCGGGGAGCGGCCACCGAACCACGTCTCCCCGTTTACGGATAGAGCGTGCCGGTGTTCACGACCGGCTGGGTATGGCGGTCGCTGCACAGAACGGCGAGCAGGTTGCTGACCATTGCCGCCTTGCGTTCGTCGTCGAGGTGGACCACGTTCTTCTCGCTCAGCATGTGAAGCGCCTGCTCCACCATTCCGACCGCGCCGTCGACGATCTGGGCCC
Encoded proteins:
- a CDS encoding Arc family DNA-binding protein gives rise to the protein MAAPRKAFLLRLDVRVYEEIRSLAASELRSVNGQIEYMIRQALRKRGRSTGPSDVETTGNAAPERERNETPQGG